A region from the Candidatus Thiothrix putei genome encodes:
- the dnaG gene encoding DNA primase, whose translation MSTAGRIPKEFIDQLLARVDIIDVIGGRVPLKKAGREYTACCPFHNEKTPSFTVSPTKQFYHCFGCGVHGSAITFLMEYEHLEYPEAIEALARTIGVPVPREGAEDAPKRPRKDKNLYTLLEEAAVWFQAQLQQNPDALGYLQRRGLSKEVTKRFGLGFAPPNSSLGRELARYGEDKLVASGMSIRNDVGRVYDRFRERIMFPIRDRRGRVIGFGGRVIGDGSPKYLNSPETEVFHKGAELYGLFEARNDTRKLERLLVVEGYMDVIALAQYGITYAVATLGTATTPEHIRQLLRLVPEVVFCFDGDRAGRDAAWRALENALPELRDDKEIRFLFLPQGEDPDTQIRQMGKDTFEAGFETALTLSAYLLAVLKERFNLSTKEGKARLLNDGVKLLSTMPVILLREQILGELSTLTNTPLELVRRHLKKSSTGDAPLAYNQARLGDQDVRRTPIRHAIALLLHHPVLVELAGSSEQILGYDLPGTALLAAIIENIEENPHIHLAGLLERFRQTEHEAIIQRLTNWRPETDDETVIRREFADCLQQIRRQSRQKQLEALLHRGQTHALSEQERSDLAYLLLQDYKSPGA comes from the coding sequence ATGAGTACAGCAGGTCGCATCCCAAAAGAGTTCATTGACCAACTGTTAGCTCGCGTCGACATTATCGACGTGATCGGCGGGCGTGTGCCATTAAAAAAGGCAGGGCGCGAATATACCGCGTGTTGCCCGTTTCATAATGAAAAAACGCCATCTTTCACGGTGAGTCCGACGAAACAGTTCTACCATTGTTTTGGTTGTGGGGTACACGGTTCGGCCATTACTTTTTTAATGGAATACGAACATCTTGAATATCCAGAGGCAATTGAGGCGTTAGCCCGCACCATTGGCGTGCCTGTTCCCCGTGAAGGTGCAGAAGATGCCCCAAAACGCCCGCGTAAAGACAAAAACTTGTATACCTTGCTGGAAGAGGCGGCGGTATGGTTTCAAGCACAATTGCAGCAAAACCCTGATGCGCTTGGGTATTTGCAGCGGCGGGGCTTGAGCAAGGAAGTAACGAAACGGTTTGGTTTAGGGTTTGCACCACCAAACAGTTCATTAGGGCGGGAGTTGGCTCGCTACGGTGAAGATAAATTAGTCGCCAGCGGCATGTCGATTCGTAATGATGTGGGGCGGGTGTATGACCGTTTTCGGGAACGCATTATGTTCCCGATTCGGGATCGGCGTGGGCGCGTGATCGGTTTTGGTGGGCGGGTGATTGGCGATGGCTCACCCAAGTATTTAAATTCACCCGAAACGGAAGTGTTCCACAAAGGTGCTGAGCTTTACGGCTTGTTTGAAGCGCGTAATGATACCCGTAAGCTGGAACGTTTGTTGGTGGTCGAAGGCTACATGGATGTGATTGCACTGGCGCAATACGGCATTACGTATGCGGTCGCAACGCTGGGAACCGCGACCACACCAGAACATATCCGCCAATTATTGCGTCTGGTGCCAGAAGTGGTGTTCTGTTTCGATGGCGACCGTGCGGGGCGGGATGCGGCATGGCGAGCGTTAGAAAACGCTTTGCCAGAGTTGCGTGATGATAAAGAAATTCGTTTTTTGTTTTTGCCGCAAGGTGAGGATCCTGATACGCAAATCCGCCAAATGGGTAAAGATACGTTTGAAGCAGGCTTCGAGACCGCCCTCACGCTCAGTGCTTATTTATTGGCAGTGCTGAAAGAACGTTTCAATTTGAGTACCAAGGAAGGCAAAGCACGCCTCTTAAATGATGGGGTGAAATTACTTTCTACCATGCCGGTTATTTTGCTGCGCGAGCAAATTCTCGGAGAATTGTCTACACTCACCAATACGCCTTTAGAGCTGGTGCGCCGTCACCTGAAAAAAAGTTCAACGGGTGATGCGCCACTCGCCTATAATCAGGCGCGTTTGGGCGACCAAGATGTGCGGCGCACCCCCATACGGCACGCGATTGCATTGCTGTTGCACCATCCGGTATTGGTGGAGCTGGCGGGTAGTTCCGAACAGATTCTTGGCTATGACCTGCCTGGCACAGCATTGCTGGCGGCTATCATTGAAAATATCGAGGAGAACCCCCATATACACTTGGCGGGTTTGCTAGAGCGTTTTCGCCAGACCGAACACGAGGCTATTATTCAACGCCTCACCAACTGGCGACCTGAGACGGATGATGAAACCGTCATACGGCGTGAATTTGCCGACTGTCTGCAACAAATCAGACGGCAATCGCGTCAAAAACAGCTTGAAGCCTTGTTGCATCGGGGCCAAACCCACGCATTGAGTGAGCAAGAGCGCAGTGATTTAGCTTATTTACTGCTCCAAGACTATAAAAGTCCGGGGGCATGA
- the gltB gene encoding glutamate synthase large subunit gives MRYTELPPSQGLYDPGFEHDACGMGFVAHLKGVKSHQIVQQALKVLTHMEHRGACGCEENTGDGAGILLQLPHEFLAAECKSLNIKLPAPGHYATGMVFLPQDADARAEVAAIFARIVEEEGQTLLGWRDVPTNPTPIGKTALKAMPFIRMVFIAKSADIAEGIDFERKLYVIRKRTQNSVDTPEVAGHVYFPSLSSRTLVYKGMLTTEQVGQFYRDLSNPRMETAIAMVHSRFSTNTFPSWERAHPNRYLIHNGEINTMRGNVNWMNARQGVIKTDVFNTDIEKLFPVVNPHGSDSAMFDNTLEFMYLSGYSLPHAMMMMVPEPWSNHESMSAEKKAFYEYHSCLMEPWDGPAAMGFTDGTLVGATLDRNGLRPSRYYITNDDMIILASEVGVLDDLDQSTIVSKQRLQPGRMLLVDTAQGRIIADEEIKQQIATAKPYQDWLASNLVELQDLPAAPQSALPEHETLVQRQKMFGYTYEDVRKVIVPMARDGIDPLGAMGIDSPIAVLSNQAQPLFNYFKQLFAQVTNPPIDSIREEIVTSSYTTLGSEGDITAPTAASCQQILLKTPILDNDELAKLTHINREGFKCVTLPIMFRAADGKHALEAALEHLFAAADNAINDGANLIVLSDRLADADNAPIPSLLAVAGLHHHLIRNGCRTRVSLILESGEPREVHHFCTLLGYGVQAINPYLAFESIGDLIREGLLPGIQHDYAVQKYIKAATKGVIKVMSKIGISTIQSYRGAQIFEALGISKAVIDKYFTATASRIGGIDLATIAKEALIRHQTAYDHHDAEQRSLRAGNVFQWRNEEEEHQYNPATIYALQKAVRLGDYGLYKQYSRLMHEDAEVKFNLRNLLEFNFAAQPIPLSEVEPASAIVKRFKSGAMSFGSISQEAHEALAIAMNRLGGRSNSGEGGEDSARFIPDPNGDSRNSAIKQVASGRFGVTSHYLNNAQEIQIKLAQGAKPGEGGQLPGKKVYPWVARVRGTTPGVGLISPPPHHDIYSIEDLAQLIHDLKNANKRARINVKLVSEVGVGTIAAGVAKGKADVILISGYDGGTGASPKTSVQHAGLPWELGLAETHQTLLLNNLRSRVRLETDGKLMTGRDVAIAALLGAEEYGFATLPLVALGCVMMRVCHQDTCPVGIATQNPELRKKYAGDPQYVVNLLMFIAEELREYMAKLGFRTIDEMVGRVDKLRQGTAEGHWKASMVDLSTLLHTPALEECDGIRCLREQDHGIAQSLDEREILKACQPAIDHGTPVTATFAIKNIDRVAGTITGSEVTRKYGAAGLPEDTIRLKFNGSAGQSFGAFLPKGMTLELEGDSNDYIGKGLSGGKLIVYPRKDAQFAAEDNILIGNVAFFGASDGEAYVRGVAGERFCVRNSGVRVVVEGTGDHGCEYMTGGRVVVLGKVGRNFGAGMSGGVAYVYDPSGILAVSGNTEMVAYSPLSVADEKAEVKAMIEKHVLYTGSVRGSLILADWDKYSADFVRVMPNDYQRMLEAIRSFEQQGLSGEEALMAAFTANNSDASRVSGN, from the coding sequence ATGAGATACACTGAACTACCCCCATCGCAAGGGCTTTACGACCCTGGCTTTGAACACGATGCATGTGGCATGGGCTTTGTGGCTCACCTGAAAGGTGTTAAGTCACATCAAATCGTCCAACAGGCATTAAAAGTATTAACTCACATGGAACACCGGGGCGCGTGCGGCTGCGAGGAAAATACCGGCGATGGCGCGGGTATCCTGCTCCAACTGCCGCATGAATTCCTTGCCGCTGAGTGCAAATCACTCAATATAAAACTACCCGCACCCGGTCATTATGCGACTGGCATGGTGTTCCTGCCACAAGATGCCGACGCACGCGCCGAGGTTGCCGCTATCTTCGCCCGCATCGTCGAAGAAGAAGGTCAAACCCTGCTCGGTTGGCGTGATGTCCCCACCAATCCGACCCCGATTGGCAAAACCGCACTCAAAGCCATGCCTTTTATTCGCATGGTATTTATTGCCAAATCTGCCGACATTGCGGAAGGCATCGACTTTGAACGCAAGCTCTACGTGATTCGCAAACGCACGCAAAACAGCGTTGATACCCCGGAAGTCGCAGGACACGTTTATTTCCCTAGCCTGTCGTCGCGCACCCTTGTTTACAAAGGCATGTTGACCACCGAACAGGTGGGGCAGTTCTACCGCGATTTAAGCAATCCGCGCATGGAAACGGCGATTGCCATGGTGCATTCACGCTTTTCAACCAACACTTTCCCAAGCTGGGAACGCGCCCACCCCAACCGTTACCTGATTCACAATGGTGAAATTAACACCATGCGCGGTAACGTTAACTGGATGAATGCACGGCAAGGTGTGATCAAAACCGACGTATTCAATACCGATATTGAAAAGCTATTTCCCGTCGTCAACCCTCACGGCAGTGACTCCGCGATGTTTGATAACACGCTGGAATTCATGTACTTGTCTGGTTATTCCCTGCCCCATGCGATGATGATGATGGTTCCCGAACCTTGGTCAAACCACGAAAGCATGAGCGCGGAAAAGAAAGCCTTCTACGAATACCACAGTTGCCTAATGGAACCGTGGGATGGCCCTGCCGCAATGGGTTTCACCGACGGCACACTGGTTGGCGCAACGCTGGATCGCAACGGTTTACGCCCCTCACGTTACTACATCACCAATGACGACATGATTATCCTCGCCTCCGAAGTCGGGGTATTGGATGATCTTGACCAAAGCACGATCGTATCCAAGCAACGCCTGCAACCGGGGCGTATGTTGCTGGTCGACACCGCGCAAGGCCGCATTATTGCTGACGAAGAAATCAAGCAGCAAATCGCCACCGCCAAGCCGTATCAAGATTGGCTGGCAAGCAATCTGGTCGAACTGCAAGACTTACCGGCTGCTCCACAAAGCGCCCTGCCAGAACACGAAACGCTGGTACAACGCCAGAAAATGTTTGGCTACACCTACGAAGACGTGCGCAAAGTCATTGTGCCGATGGCGCGTGACGGCATCGACCCGCTGGGTGCAATGGGTATCGACTCACCGATTGCGGTGCTATCCAATCAAGCACAGCCGCTGTTTAACTACTTCAAACAGTTGTTTGCGCAAGTGACCAACCCGCCGATTGACTCGATTCGCGAAGAAATCGTTACCTCGTCTTACACCACTTTGGGGTCAGAGGGCGATATTACTGCGCCTACAGCAGCAAGTTGCCAGCAAATTCTGCTGAAAACCCCGATTCTGGACAACGACGAGCTGGCGAAACTGACACACATTAACCGTGAAGGTTTCAAGTGCGTCACCCTGCCGATTATGTTCCGCGCTGCCGATGGCAAACATGCACTGGAAGCCGCATTGGAACACCTGTTCGCAGCAGCCGATAACGCTATTAATGACGGCGCAAATTTGATCGTGCTATCCGATCGCTTGGCGGATGCGGATAATGCACCGATTCCGTCACTCTTGGCGGTCGCGGGCTTGCATCATCATTTGATTCGTAACGGTTGCCGCACCCGTGTGAGCCTGATTCTCGAATCCGGTGAACCGCGTGAAGTGCATCATTTCTGCACACTGTTGGGTTATGGCGTGCAAGCAATCAACCCTTACCTGGCGTTTGAGTCGATTGGTGATTTGATTCGCGAAGGTTTATTGCCCGGTATTCAGCACGATTACGCTGTACAAAAGTACATCAAGGCAGCCACCAAAGGCGTGATCAAGGTCATGTCCAAGATCGGTATTTCCACGATTCAGTCTTACCGTGGGGCGCAAATCTTTGAAGCTTTGGGAATTAGCAAAGCGGTCATCGACAAATATTTCACCGCGACAGCATCGCGTATCGGGGGTATTGATTTAGCCACTATCGCGAAAGAAGCCTTGATTCGCCATCAAACCGCTTACGATCACCATGACGCGGAACAACGTTCATTGCGTGCCGGTAACGTGTTCCAATGGCGCAATGAGGAAGAAGAGCATCAATACAACCCTGCGACCATTTACGCGCTGCAAAAAGCGGTGCGGCTAGGTGATTACGGTTTGTACAAGCAATACAGCCGTTTGATGCACGAAGATGCGGAGGTCAAATTCAATCTGCGCAACTTGCTGGAGTTCAATTTTGCGGCGCAACCTATTCCACTGAGTGAAGTTGAACCCGCCAGCGCTATTGTCAAACGCTTTAAATCCGGTGCAATGTCCTTCGGCTCTATTAGCCAAGAAGCGCACGAAGCCTTGGCGATTGCCATGAACCGTTTGGGCGGGCGTTCCAACTCCGGCGAAGGTGGCGAAGATTCCGCACGTTTCATTCCTGATCCGAATGGCGATTCACGCAACAGCGCTATCAAGCAAGTGGCTTCAGGACGCTTCGGTGTCACCAGCCATTACCTGAACAATGCGCAAGAAATCCAGATCAAGCTGGCACAAGGCGCAAAACCGGGTGAAGGTGGCCAGTTGCCGGGCAAGAAAGTGTACCCGTGGGTAGCACGAGTGCGTGGCACTACACCGGGCGTCGGGTTGATTTCGCCACCACCGCATCATGATATTTACTCGATTGAAGATTTGGCGCAGCTCATTCACGACCTGAAAAACGCCAACAAACGTGCGCGGATCAACGTCAAGTTGGTATCCGAAGTCGGCGTTGGCACAATCGCAGCCGGTGTTGCCAAAGGCAAGGCGGATGTCATCCTGATTTCCGGTTATGACGGTGGCACGGGGGCTTCCCCGAAAACCAGTGTCCAACACGCCGGTTTGCCGTGGGAATTGGGGCTGGCCGAAACGCATCAAACCCTGTTGCTCAATAACCTGCGGAGTCGGGTACGTCTGGAAACCGACGGCAAGTTGATGACTGGGCGTGATGTCGCGATTGCGGCATTGCTGGGTGCGGAAGAATACGGCTTCGCGACACTGCCATTGGTGGCGCTGGGCTGTGTGATGATGCGCGTTTGCCATCAGGACACTTGCCCGGTTGGGATTGCGACCCAGAACCCAGAGCTGCGCAAAAAGTATGCTGGCGACCCGCAATACGTGGTGAATTTGCTGATGTTCATCGCCGAAGAATTGCGCGAATACATGGCGAAACTCGGCTTCCGCACCATTGATGAAATGGTCGGGCGTGTCGATAAACTGCGCCAAGGCACGGCGGAAGGTCACTGGAAAGCCAGCATGGTCGATTTGAGCACCTTGCTGCATACCCCAGCACTGGAAGAATGCGACGGTATCCGGTGTTTGCGCGAACAAGATCATGGCATTGCGCAATCCTTGGATGAACGTGAAATTCTCAAAGCGTGCCAGCCCGCGATTGATCACGGCACACCTGTCACCGCAACGTTTGCCATCAAAAACATTGACCGCGTGGCAGGCACGATCACCGGCTCAGAAGTCACCCGCAAATACGGCGCAGCAGGCTTGCCCGAAGACACGATTCGCCTGAAATTTAACGGCTCAGCGGGGCAAAGTTTCGGCGCATTCCTGCCCAAAGGCATGACGCTGGAACTCGAAGGCGATTCCAACGACTACATCGGCAAAGGGTTGTCGGGCGGTAAGCTCATCGTTTACCCACGTAAAGATGCGCAATTTGCGGCGGAAGATAATATTCTGATCGGCAATGTGGCATTCTTTGGCGCAAGTGACGGTGAAGCCTATGTACGCGGCGTCGCGGGCGAACGTTTCTGTGTGCGCAACTCCGGGGTGCGTGTCGTCGTTGAAGGCACGGGCGACCACGGTTGCGAATACATGACCGGCGGGCGCGTGGTGGTGTTAGGCAAAGTTGGGCGTAACTTCGGCGCGGGCATGTCCGGCGGCGTGGCTTACGTGTATGACCCCAGCGGCATTCTCGCGGTCAGCGGCAATACTGAAATGGTCGCTTATAGCCCACTGAGTGTTGCCGACGAAAAAGCCGAAGTCAAAGCGATGATCGAAAAGCATGTGCTGTATACTGGCAGCGTGCGCGGTAGCCTGATTTTGGCGGACTGGGACAAATACTCAGCCGATTTCGTGCGCGTCATGCCGAACGACTATCAACGAATGCTGGAAGCGATTCGCTCGTTTGAGCAGCAAGGTCTCTCCGGGGAAGAAGCATTGATGGCCGCTTTCACCGCCAACAATAGCGACGCTTCGCGTGTCAGTGGCAATTAA
- a CDS encoding glutamate synthase subunit beta: protein MGKPTGFMEYQRELPADRAPLERIKDWREMHLHFDREAESREQGARCMECGIPFCQTGKMLPGGASGCPVHNLIPEWNDMIFRGLWKEAYERLRMTNNFPEFTGRVCPAPCEGSCTLGINEPPVTIKLNEVSIIDKAFEEGWVTPQPPVERTGKKVAVVGSGPAGLACADQLNTAGHTVTVYERADRIGGLLMYGIPNMKLDKQDIVQRRVDLMAAEGVNFVTGVEVGKDVSAEQLRSDFDAVVLCAGATQPRDLSVEGRHLKGVHFAMDFLTANTKSLLDSGLADGQYISAKGLDVIVIGGGDTGTDCVGTSVRHGCKSVTQLEIMPRAPDSRAADNPWPEWPRVHKVDYGQEEAAAVFGRDPRDYLISTKKLVGDENGHVKEIHTVGVRWEQGAGGRMNLIEVEGTEEVLPAQLVLLAMGFTGPEKTLVDALTLDTDPRGNVKADYGKYTTNLPGVFAAGDMRRGQSLVVWAINEGREAARECDRFLMGKTYLP, encoded by the coding sequence ATGGGTAAACCTACTGGTTTCATGGAATACCAGCGCGAGCTGCCAGCCGACCGCGCCCCGTTGGAACGGATTAAAGACTGGCGTGAAATGCATTTGCATTTCGATCGTGAAGCGGAAAGCCGCGAACAAGGGGCGCGTTGCATGGAATGCGGCATTCCGTTTTGTCAAACCGGCAAAATGTTGCCCGGTGGCGCGAGCGGCTGCCCGGTACACAATTTGATTCCTGAATGGAATGACATGATCTTTCGCGGCTTGTGGAAAGAAGCCTACGAACGCCTGCGCATGACCAATAACTTCCCGGAATTCACCGGGCGGGTTTGCCCGGCGCCGTGCGAAGGTTCTTGCACATTGGGTATCAATGAACCGCCTGTGACCATCAAATTGAACGAAGTGTCGATCATCGACAAAGCATTCGAGGAAGGTTGGGTGACACCACAGCCCCCCGTTGAGCGCACTGGCAAGAAAGTGGCAGTCGTTGGTTCAGGGCCTGCGGGCTTAGCCTGTGCTGACCAGTTGAATACTGCCGGTCATACCGTCACCGTTTACGAACGCGCTGACCGTATCGGCGGCTTGTTGATGTACGGCATCCCCAATATGAAACTGGACAAGCAGGACATCGTGCAACGTCGCGTTGACCTGATGGCAGCCGAAGGCGTGAACTTCGTGACAGGTGTGGAAGTCGGCAAAGACGTTTCTGCTGAACAGTTGCGCAGTGACTTTGATGCGGTGGTTTTGTGTGCGGGTGCTACCCAGCCGCGTGATCTGTCGGTGGAAGGCCGTCACCTCAAGGGTGTGCATTTCGCGATGGATTTTCTCACCGCGAATACCAAAAGCTTGCTGGATTCGGGCTTGGCGGATGGTCAGTATATTTCGGCAAAAGGCTTGGATGTGATCGTTATCGGTGGCGGTGATACTGGCACGGATTGCGTGGGTACGTCAGTACGGCATGGCTGCAAATCGGTCACACAACTGGAAATCATGCCGCGCGCACCGGACTCACGTGCAGCGGATAACCCTTGGCCGGAATGGCCGCGTGTGCATAAAGTCGATTACGGTCAGGAAGAAGCGGCGGCGGTCTTTGGGCGTGATCCGCGTGATTACCTCATTTCCACCAAGAAACTGGTCGGTGATGAAAACGGTCATGTGAAAGAAATTCATACCGTCGGGGTGCGCTGGGAACAGGGTGCTGGCGGGCGCATGAATTTGATTGAAGTCGAAGGCACGGAAGAAGTATTGCCCGCACAATTGGTGTTGCTGGCAATGGGCTTTACCGGGCCGGAAAAAACACTGGTGGATGCGCTGACGCTGGACACTGACCCACGCGGCAATGTCAAAGCCGATTATGGTAAATACACCACCAACCTGCCGGGTGTGTTTGCAGCGGGCGATATGCGCCGTGGGCAAAGTCTGGTGGTGTGGGCAATCAATGAAGGTCGCGAAGCTGCGCGGGAATGTGATCGGTTTTTGATGGGCAAGACTTACTTGCCGTAA
- a CDS encoding YqiA/YcfP family alpha/beta fold hydrolase, producing the protein MIIYIHGFNSSSASLKAQQLQHWLAARGRAHEWVCPDLPDRPLSAIALLSDLIEQAPTPPKLIGSSLGGFYATYLASQYTLKAALVNPAIHPGLLLRSLLGGVQQHWHDAGTYTFTQAHLDDLLAMDQLSPANPHNLLVLLENGDKTLDWRDATSYYRKAHQLIFQGGNHGFTRFLDVLDLIDRF; encoded by the coding sequence ATGATTATCTACATCCACGGCTTCAATTCCTCTTCCGCTTCGCTAAAAGCCCAGCAATTGCAACACTGGTTAGCAGCACGCGGGCGAGCGCACGAATGGGTTTGCCCTGACCTGCCAGACCGCCCGTTATCCGCGATAGCCTTGCTGTCAGACTTGATCGAACAAGCCCCAACACCACCCAAGCTCATTGGTAGCTCTCTCGGCGGTTTTTACGCTACTTACCTCGCCAGTCAATACACACTTAAAGCTGCCTTGGTCAATCCAGCCATACACCCCGGTTTGTTATTGCGCTCATTGTTAGGCGGCGTGCAGCAACACTGGCATGATGCAGGTACTTACACCTTCACCCAAGCGCACCTCGATGATTTGCTGGCAATGGATCAACTCAGCCCTGCCAATCCTCACAATCTGTTAGTACTGTTAGAAAATGGTGACAAAACGCTGGACTGGCGCGATGCAACCAGTTATTACCGCAAAGCGCATCAACTCATCTTTCAGGGCGGGAACCACGGTTTCACCCGCTTTCTGGATGTGTTGGATCTCATCGACAGATTCTAA
- a CDS encoding polysaccharide biosynthesis tyrosine autokinase: MLTVNNNTRVVSSPHTVSAPVPYLAVPATGVSTHTLTLEDVWRRLLRQKWTLLLTALSILLLTAYFTWTATPSYRASATIQIEKEGVQVVNFGTVTSASPDMGEQDPFFRTQYEQLKSRKLAERVIADLDLRTRLFERPEKFNVLTSIKVIIKGFIGAWLPAKQNTDDGKAPDYAQQFAEKLYIEPIEKTHLVKVFYESSDPVLSADIVNALINAFIKENISSQSETDTYAKEFLEQELEKARQRLTLQEAKLIEYAKQNGILEVNNSQSSQERKLDELYSALGAAERARIQAESQMIQGGRHGNVREVLNNPVVEGIKQNLNTLEAEYQEKLKLFKPAFPDMQRLQQQIQEVRSQLQKEVGGLKQSLQAEYAAAKKLEDDLRSQLDAYKGELVDLRDRSIEYNALKREVETSRDLYDGLLQRMKEVNVASNVTSSNIRVVDAAAPDDNVFRPKKALNLILGGLVGLMLGIGAALLRETLNQGVASVGELQALSGLPILGTIPHVRHLSESNLALATVRDAGSLLAESYRVMTANLRFVLPGGNSPRVTLITSVNPAEGKSTSAVNIALSQAQQGLKVLLIDADLRRPSVHVKLGLPNARGLSNYLNGEVDIASVTHPSREMKGLYLILAGTLMADPVRMVSSPAMAQLLNLATKHFDSVIIDGPPTAGFADAIYLSSMAEATVIVADEDRINRKRLLTVIEQLQRVKQNIVGFLMVKSQEEVTDYRYYDRYHTRIPSQPTAKPVKGKRKGLNLAPVI, encoded by the coding sequence ATGCTAACCGTCAACAATAATACACGTGTCGTCAGTTCCCCCCATACCGTTAGTGCGCCAGTGCCGTATTTGGCTGTGCCTGCTACAGGGGTGTCTACTCATACACTGACACTGGAGGATGTGTGGCGGCGTTTGCTGCGACAAAAATGGACGCTATTACTGACTGCATTGTCGATTCTGCTGTTAACTGCGTATTTTACCTGGACAGCGACGCCTTCTTATCGTGCCAGTGCTACCATCCAGATCGAAAAAGAGGGGGTGCAGGTTGTGAATTTTGGCACGGTGACCAGTGCTTCCCCGGATATGGGGGAACAAGATCCTTTTTTTCGTACTCAATACGAGCAGTTGAAAAGCCGCAAGTTAGCGGAGCGGGTCATTGCTGATTTGGATTTGAGAACGCGCTTATTTGAACGCCCTGAAAAATTCAATGTGTTGACATCTATTAAAGTGATTATCAAGGGGTTTATTGGTGCCTGGCTGCCTGCTAAGCAAAACACAGACGACGGTAAAGCCCCCGATTATGCGCAACAATTTGCAGAAAAACTGTATATAGAGCCGATTGAGAAAACACATTTGGTTAAGGTATTTTATGAAAGCTCAGACCCGGTGTTGTCGGCGGATATTGTAAATGCATTGATTAATGCGTTCATCAAAGAAAATATCAGTTCCCAAAGTGAAACCGATACCTATGCCAAAGAGTTTCTGGAACAGGAGCTAGAAAAAGCACGTCAGCGTTTGACTTTGCAGGAAGCTAAACTCATTGAATACGCTAAGCAAAACGGCATTTTAGAAGTCAACAATAGCCAGTCCAGCCAAGAACGTAAACTTGACGAACTCTATTCCGCTTTAGGGGCTGCCGAGCGTGCCCGTATTCAGGCGGAAAGCCAGATGATACAAGGGGGCAGGCACGGTAATGTTCGTGAAGTACTGAATAACCCTGTGGTGGAGGGCATTAAGCAAAATCTTAATACTTTAGAAGCCGAGTATCAGGAAAAGCTCAAACTGTTTAAACCGGCTTTCCCCGATATGCAGCGTTTGCAGCAACAAATTCAGGAAGTCCGCAGCCAGTTACAAAAGGAAGTGGGGGGGCTAAAACAATCCTTGCAAGCGGAATACGCAGCAGCAAAAAAGCTGGAGGATGACCTGCGTAGCCAATTAGATGCTTATAAAGGTGAATTGGTTGATTTACGTGACCGTAGTATTGAATACAACGCGTTGAAGCGTGAAGTTGAAACTAGCCGTGACCTCTATGATGGTTTGTTGCAGCGTATGAAAGAAGTGAATGTCGCTTCCAATGTTACCAGTAGCAATATTCGGGTAGTGGATGCTGCCGCGCCTGACGATAATGTGTTTCGCCCGAAGAAGGCGCTTAACCTCATTCTGGGTGGGTTAGTGGGGTTGATGCTGGGAATTGGGGCAGCATTATTGCGTGAAACCCTGAATCAAGGGGTAGCTTCGGTAGGTGAGTTGCAAGCACTGAGTGGTTTGCCGATACTGGGTACTATTCCGCACGTGCGGCATTTGTCAGAAAGCAATTTGGCGTTGGCAACTGTGCGTGATGCAGGGTCGTTGCTGGCCGAATCGTATCGGGTGATGACGGCGAATTTGCGTTTTGTGTTACCGGGCGGTAATTCCCCTCGTGTAACATTGATTACCAGCGTCAATCCAGCAGAGGGTAAATCAACGTCGGCGGTCAATATTGCGCTAAGCCAAGCACAACAGGGATTAAAAGTCTTATTGATTGATGCCGATTTACGGCGCCCTTCCGTGCATGTTAAGTTGGGCTTGCCTAACGCCAGAGGTTTGAGCAATTACCTCAACGGCGAGGTCGATATTGCTAGTGTTACGCATCCATCCCGTGAAATGAAAGGGTTATATCTAATTCTGGCGGGAACCTTGATGGCTGACCCTGTGCGGATGGTATCCAGCCCCGCGATGGCACAGTTGCTGAATCTTGCGACTAAGCATTTCGATAGCGTGATTATTGACGGCCCACCAACGGCGGGTTTTGCTGATGCGATTTACCTATCCTCAATGGCTGAGGCCACGGTGATTGTGGCGGATGAAGACCGTATTAACCGCAAACGCTTGTTGACGGTGATTGAACAATTGCAACGGGTGAAACAGAATATCGTGGGTTTTTTGATGGTAAAGTCGCAGGAAGAAGTGACAGATTACCGCTACTATGACCGTTACCACACCCGTATTCCGAGCCAACCTACTGCTAAACCGGTCAAGGGTAAGCGAAAGGGTTTGAATCTTGCTCCCGTTATTTAA